One genomic window of Carassius auratus strain Wakin chromosome 14, ASM336829v1, whole genome shotgun sequence includes the following:
- the shtn3 gene encoding shootin-1 isoform X1, protein MDATPLSTGCVNEMETGGDEEGEAREESKEVRDDCQRLTAERDEAERQLKHIKRVSQMVIEEVNVLQTQLEIEKSCRENAEALATKLNCENRKLKYLSLSSRPCLDELLPSISDCISLEEETDTQDPGSDPFSQYKQQVKDLQETVSSLLEEKKQLTCQLQDQQRQIEELAALTEKEQAEMKELHKTIEQQSKTIKRFNRVSMMATHEYENMKEQLDLEQSLRQKAETYAHEMMVKQKGANRQSMILLQQADPSIQLLKALEDVAGVTKTLEEERIQHQEKVKALEAELEECALHKQLVQLQRQLEILDEEKKETEGRLQEEEKRNTLLEQKVKELQEERRSCASESGPAPGTAPPPTPPPQPPPPPPPPPPPPPPPPPSRCNPLSSLIAIMRKSSKGGKGTPKLEQAPVNEAVDDVKVKAVNEMMERIKHGVVLRPVKSQDTKRFGTKQPSPVTAAAAAVEEKHQESAMEELKGILETVKKSPSRGFQEVVHAKKDSELEVILRRRRKQACDPDAEDDGQLSKVSSSNSLNGRHSSDSGKDTEGPGSSSLSGSERGSRTSSDSGREPAVARPSSDSGMESKGAAQTECVCKSLSEKESAEPVTNTCYSSEMKDGDPEKWAGPNGIGHTDASDDLQTTISSSAQSPNAANSSTDAEC, encoded by the exons ATGGATGCGACGCCGCTGTCCACCGGCTGTG TGAATGAGATGGAGACCGGGGGAGATGAAGAGGGAGAGGCTCGGGAGGAGAGCAAGGAGGTGAGAGATGAT TGCCAGAGACTCACTGCAGAGAGAGATGAGGCTGAGAGGCAACTCAAGCACATTAAACGGG TTTCCCAAATGGTGATCGAGGAGGTGAATGTGCTACAGACCCAGCTTGAGATTGAGAAATCTTGCCGGGAAAATGCAGAGGCTCTGGCTACCAAG TTGAACTGTGAGAACAGGAAGCTGAAATATTTGAGCCTGTCCTCACGACCCTGTCTGGACGAGCTGCTGCCCAGTATTTCTGACTGCATTTCCCTAGAAGAAGAGACTGACACGCAAGATCCTGGCTCTGATCCTTTTTCACAGTATAAGCAGCAGGTCAAAG ATCTCCAAGAAACCGTGAGTTCTTTACTGGAGGAGAAGAAGCAGTTGACCTGTCAGCTTCAAGATCAGCAGAGGCAGATAGAGGAGCTGGCAGCACTT ACTGAAAAGGAGCAAGCCGAGATGAAGGAGCTTCATAAAACCATTGAGCAGCAAAGCAAGACCATTAAGAGGTTCAACAGGG TGTCTATGATGGCCACTCATGAGTATGAAAACATGAAGGAGCAGCTGGATTTGGAGCAGAGCCTCAGGCAGAAAGCAGAGACCTATGCACACGAG ATGATGGTAAAGCAGAAAGGAGCAAACAGACAGAGCATGATTCTGCTGCAGCAAGCAGATCCCAGCATTCAACTGCTCAAAGCTTTAGAAGATGTGGCCGGTGTGACCAAAACATTAGAAGAAGAGAGAATACAGCACCAAGAGAAG GTAAAGGCTCTAGAGGCTGAACTGGAAGAATGTGCTTTGCATAAGCAGCTAGTTCAGCTGCAAAGACAACTGGAGATATTAgacgaagaaaaaaaagagacggAGGGACGACTGCAGGAGGAAGAGAAGAGAAACACTCTTCTGGAACAGAAAG TTAAAGAGCtgcaggaggagaggaggagcTGTGCGTCAGAATCAGGCCCCGCCCCCGGGACAGCTCCGCCCCCGACCCCTCCTCCTCAACcacctccccctcccccacctcctcCGCCTCCACCTCCCCCGCCTCCTCCCTCCCGCTGTAACCCCCTCAG CTCTCTCATTGCCATCATGAGGAAATCTTCCAAGGGAGGTAAAGGAACCCCCAAACTAGAGCAAGCCCCAG TGAATGAAGCAGTGGACGATGTCAAAGTCAAAGCTGTCAATGAAATGATGGAGAGAATCAAACACGGCGTGGTTCTCAGGCCTGTGAAGAGTCAGGACACTAAG AGATTTGGCACAAAG CAGCCGAGTCcagtgacagcagcagcagcagcagtggagGAAAAGCACCAGGAGAGTGCGATGGAAGAGCTGAAAGGCATTCTG GAGACGGTGAAGAAGAGTCCCAGTCGAGGTTTCCAGGAAGTAGTTCATGCTAAAAAGGACAGTGAACTGGAAGTAATTCTGAGGAGGAGACGCAAACAGGCCTGTGATCCGGACGCAGAAG ATGATGGACAGCTGAGTAAAGTCTCCTCATCAAACAGCCTGAACGGCCGACACAGTTCAGACTCGGGCAAAGACACAGAAGGGCCGGGCAGCAGCTCTCTGTCGGGCAGCGAGCGCGGATCGAGAACCAGCTCAGACTCGGGCCGAGAGCCAGCCGTGGCTCGACCCAGCTCAGATTCTGGCATGGAGTCCAAAGGAGCCGcacagacagagtgtgtctgcAAATCTCTCTCTGAGAAAGAGTCCGCTGAACCAGTCACCAACACGTGCTATTCAAG TGAAATGAAGGATGGCGATCCAGAGAAGTGGGCGGGGCCCAATGGGATTGGTCATACAGATGCAAGTGACGACCTGCAAACCACCATCAGCTCCTCTGCACAAAGCCCTAATGCAGCAAACAGTAGCACAGACGCCGAGTGTTAA
- the shtn3 gene encoding shootin-1 isoform X2, translating into MDATPLSTGCVNEMETGGDEEGEAREESKEVRDDCQRLTAERDEAERQLKHIKRVSQMVIEEVNVLQTQLEIEKSCRENAEALATKLNCENRKLKYLSLSSRPCLDELLPSISDCISLEEETDTQDPGSDPFSQYKQQVKDLQETVSSLLEEKKQLTCQLQDQQRQIEELAALTEKEQAEMKELHKTIEQQSKTIKRFNRVSMMATHEYENMKEQLDLEQSLRQKAETYAHEMMVKQKGANRQSMILLQQADPSIQLLKALEDVAGVTKTLEEERIQHQEKVKALEAELEECALHKQLVQLQRQLEILDEEKKETEGRLQEEEKRNTLLEQKVKELQEERRSCASESGPAPGTAPPPTPPPQPPPPPPPPPPPPPPPPPSRCNPLSSLIAIMRKSSKGGKGTPKLEQAPVNEAVDDVKVKAVNEMMERIKHGVVLRPVKSQDTKRFGTKPSPVTAAAAAVEEKHQESAMEELKGILETVKKSPSRGFQEVVHAKKDSELEVILRRRRKQACDPDAEDDGQLSKVSSSNSLNGRHSSDSGKDTEGPGSSSLSGSERGSRTSSDSGREPAVARPSSDSGMESKGAAQTECVCKSLSEKESAEPVTNTCYSSEMKDGDPEKWAGPNGIGHTDASDDLQTTISSSAQSPNAANSSTDAEC; encoded by the exons ATGGATGCGACGCCGCTGTCCACCGGCTGTG TGAATGAGATGGAGACCGGGGGAGATGAAGAGGGAGAGGCTCGGGAGGAGAGCAAGGAGGTGAGAGATGAT TGCCAGAGACTCACTGCAGAGAGAGATGAGGCTGAGAGGCAACTCAAGCACATTAAACGGG TTTCCCAAATGGTGATCGAGGAGGTGAATGTGCTACAGACCCAGCTTGAGATTGAGAAATCTTGCCGGGAAAATGCAGAGGCTCTGGCTACCAAG TTGAACTGTGAGAACAGGAAGCTGAAATATTTGAGCCTGTCCTCACGACCCTGTCTGGACGAGCTGCTGCCCAGTATTTCTGACTGCATTTCCCTAGAAGAAGAGACTGACACGCAAGATCCTGGCTCTGATCCTTTTTCACAGTATAAGCAGCAGGTCAAAG ATCTCCAAGAAACCGTGAGTTCTTTACTGGAGGAGAAGAAGCAGTTGACCTGTCAGCTTCAAGATCAGCAGAGGCAGATAGAGGAGCTGGCAGCACTT ACTGAAAAGGAGCAAGCCGAGATGAAGGAGCTTCATAAAACCATTGAGCAGCAAAGCAAGACCATTAAGAGGTTCAACAGGG TGTCTATGATGGCCACTCATGAGTATGAAAACATGAAGGAGCAGCTGGATTTGGAGCAGAGCCTCAGGCAGAAAGCAGAGACCTATGCACACGAG ATGATGGTAAAGCAGAAAGGAGCAAACAGACAGAGCATGATTCTGCTGCAGCAAGCAGATCCCAGCATTCAACTGCTCAAAGCTTTAGAAGATGTGGCCGGTGTGACCAAAACATTAGAAGAAGAGAGAATACAGCACCAAGAGAAG GTAAAGGCTCTAGAGGCTGAACTGGAAGAATGTGCTTTGCATAAGCAGCTAGTTCAGCTGCAAAGACAACTGGAGATATTAgacgaagaaaaaaaagagacggAGGGACGACTGCAGGAGGAAGAGAAGAGAAACACTCTTCTGGAACAGAAAG TTAAAGAGCtgcaggaggagaggaggagcTGTGCGTCAGAATCAGGCCCCGCCCCCGGGACAGCTCCGCCCCCGACCCCTCCTCCTCAACcacctccccctcccccacctcctcCGCCTCCACCTCCCCCGCCTCCTCCCTCCCGCTGTAACCCCCTCAG CTCTCTCATTGCCATCATGAGGAAATCTTCCAAGGGAGGTAAAGGAACCCCCAAACTAGAGCAAGCCCCAG TGAATGAAGCAGTGGACGATGTCAAAGTCAAAGCTGTCAATGAAATGATGGAGAGAATCAAACACGGCGTGGTTCTCAGGCCTGTGAAGAGTCAGGACACTAAG AGATTTGGCACAAAG CCGAGTCcagtgacagcagcagcagcagcagtggagGAAAAGCACCAGGAGAGTGCGATGGAAGAGCTGAAAGGCATTCTG GAGACGGTGAAGAAGAGTCCCAGTCGAGGTTTCCAGGAAGTAGTTCATGCTAAAAAGGACAGTGAACTGGAAGTAATTCTGAGGAGGAGACGCAAACAGGCCTGTGATCCGGACGCAGAAG ATGATGGACAGCTGAGTAAAGTCTCCTCATCAAACAGCCTGAACGGCCGACACAGTTCAGACTCGGGCAAAGACACAGAAGGGCCGGGCAGCAGCTCTCTGTCGGGCAGCGAGCGCGGATCGAGAACCAGCTCAGACTCGGGCCGAGAGCCAGCCGTGGCTCGACCCAGCTCAGATTCTGGCATGGAGTCCAAAGGAGCCGcacagacagagtgtgtctgcAAATCTCTCTCTGAGAAAGAGTCCGCTGAACCAGTCACCAACACGTGCTATTCAAG TGAAATGAAGGATGGCGATCCAGAGAAGTGGGCGGGGCCCAATGGGATTGGTCATACAGATGCAAGTGACGACCTGCAAACCACCATCAGCTCCTCTGCACAAAGCCCTAATGCAGCAAACAGTAGCACAGACGCCGAGTGTTAA
- the shtn3 gene encoding shootin-1 isoform X3, whose translation MDATPLSTGCVNEMETGGDEEGEAREESKECQRLTAERDEAERQLKHIKRVSQMVIEEVNVLQTQLEIEKSCRENAEALATKLNCENRKLKYLSLSSRPCLDELLPSISDCISLEEETDTQDPGSDPFSQYKQQVKDLQETVSSLLEEKKQLTCQLQDQQRQIEELAALTEKEQAEMKELHKTIEQQSKTIKRFNRVSMMATHEYENMKEQLDLEQSLRQKAETYAHEMMVKQKGANRQSMILLQQADPSIQLLKALEDVAGVTKTLEEERIQHQEKVKALEAELEECALHKQLVQLQRQLEILDEEKKETEGRLQEEEKRNTLLEQKVKELQEERRSCASESGPAPGTAPPPTPPPQPPPPPPPPPPPPPPPPPSRCNPLSSLIAIMRKSSKGGKGTPKLEQAPVNEAVDDVKVKAVNEMMERIKHGVVLRPVKSQDTKRFGTKQPSPVTAAAAAVEEKHQESAMEELKGILETVKKSPSRGFQEVVHAKKDSELEVILRRRRKQACDPDAEDDGQLSKVSSSNSLNGRHSSDSGKDTEGPGSSSLSGSERGSRTSSDSGREPAVARPSSDSGMESKGAAQTECVCKSLSEKESAEPVTNTCYSSEMKDGDPEKWAGPNGIGHTDASDDLQTTISSSAQSPNAANSSTDAEC comes from the exons ATGGATGCGACGCCGCTGTCCACCGGCTGTG TGAATGAGATGGAGACCGGGGGAGATGAAGAGGGAGAGGCTCGGGAGGAGAGCAAGGAG TGCCAGAGACTCACTGCAGAGAGAGATGAGGCTGAGAGGCAACTCAAGCACATTAAACGGG TTTCCCAAATGGTGATCGAGGAGGTGAATGTGCTACAGACCCAGCTTGAGATTGAGAAATCTTGCCGGGAAAATGCAGAGGCTCTGGCTACCAAG TTGAACTGTGAGAACAGGAAGCTGAAATATTTGAGCCTGTCCTCACGACCCTGTCTGGACGAGCTGCTGCCCAGTATTTCTGACTGCATTTCCCTAGAAGAAGAGACTGACACGCAAGATCCTGGCTCTGATCCTTTTTCACAGTATAAGCAGCAGGTCAAAG ATCTCCAAGAAACCGTGAGTTCTTTACTGGAGGAGAAGAAGCAGTTGACCTGTCAGCTTCAAGATCAGCAGAGGCAGATAGAGGAGCTGGCAGCACTT ACTGAAAAGGAGCAAGCCGAGATGAAGGAGCTTCATAAAACCATTGAGCAGCAAAGCAAGACCATTAAGAGGTTCAACAGGG TGTCTATGATGGCCACTCATGAGTATGAAAACATGAAGGAGCAGCTGGATTTGGAGCAGAGCCTCAGGCAGAAAGCAGAGACCTATGCACACGAG ATGATGGTAAAGCAGAAAGGAGCAAACAGACAGAGCATGATTCTGCTGCAGCAAGCAGATCCCAGCATTCAACTGCTCAAAGCTTTAGAAGATGTGGCCGGTGTGACCAAAACATTAGAAGAAGAGAGAATACAGCACCAAGAGAAG GTAAAGGCTCTAGAGGCTGAACTGGAAGAATGTGCTTTGCATAAGCAGCTAGTTCAGCTGCAAAGACAACTGGAGATATTAgacgaagaaaaaaaagagacggAGGGACGACTGCAGGAGGAAGAGAAGAGAAACACTCTTCTGGAACAGAAAG TTAAAGAGCtgcaggaggagaggaggagcTGTGCGTCAGAATCAGGCCCCGCCCCCGGGACAGCTCCGCCCCCGACCCCTCCTCCTCAACcacctccccctcccccacctcctcCGCCTCCACCTCCCCCGCCTCCTCCCTCCCGCTGTAACCCCCTCAG CTCTCTCATTGCCATCATGAGGAAATCTTCCAAGGGAGGTAAAGGAACCCCCAAACTAGAGCAAGCCCCAG TGAATGAAGCAGTGGACGATGTCAAAGTCAAAGCTGTCAATGAAATGATGGAGAGAATCAAACACGGCGTGGTTCTCAGGCCTGTGAAGAGTCAGGACACTAAG AGATTTGGCACAAAG CAGCCGAGTCcagtgacagcagcagcagcagcagtggagGAAAAGCACCAGGAGAGTGCGATGGAAGAGCTGAAAGGCATTCTG GAGACGGTGAAGAAGAGTCCCAGTCGAGGTTTCCAGGAAGTAGTTCATGCTAAAAAGGACAGTGAACTGGAAGTAATTCTGAGGAGGAGACGCAAACAGGCCTGTGATCCGGACGCAGAAG ATGATGGACAGCTGAGTAAAGTCTCCTCATCAAACAGCCTGAACGGCCGACACAGTTCAGACTCGGGCAAAGACACAGAAGGGCCGGGCAGCAGCTCTCTGTCGGGCAGCGAGCGCGGATCGAGAACCAGCTCAGACTCGGGCCGAGAGCCAGCCGTGGCTCGACCCAGCTCAGATTCTGGCATGGAGTCCAAAGGAGCCGcacagacagagtgtgtctgcAAATCTCTCTCTGAGAAAGAGTCCGCTGAACCAGTCACCAACACGTGCTATTCAAG TGAAATGAAGGATGGCGATCCAGAGAAGTGGGCGGGGCCCAATGGGATTGGTCATACAGATGCAAGTGACGACCTGCAAACCACCATCAGCTCCTCTGCACAAAGCCCTAATGCAGCAAACAGTAGCACAGACGCCGAGTGTTAA